The genomic window TCCGAGTCCGTCGGCGCTGTCGCCGGCGCTGTCGACCACGGCCGAATCACCGCCGCTGATGTCCGAGTTGTCGCCGGCGGAGGCGAAGCGGAGACCGTACTTCCGCATGGTCTGGCGGTCCACCTCGAGCAATTGCACCTCGATCACGACCTCGGCGCGGGCCTTGTCGATCGCCCGGATCAGTCGTGCCGCCGCGTCGATGCGTTCCGGCGTGTCCTTGATCGAAATCGCATTGGTGGCGGTCACCGGCGCCAGGCGGCGCATGTCGACCACGAGGCGCAGCAGATCGATGGTCTCGGCCACGTCCGCGTTGCTGAGGTAGAAGGTCCTGATGATCTCCTCCTCGTACTCGCGGCGTTTCGCCGGCGTGTCCGGGATGATGGTTACCGTGCCGGGCGCGGTCACCCGGAAGAAGTTGCTCGTGCTGGCCGCGACGGCGGCGAGCGCCGTATCGAAGGTCATGCCCCGCAGGTCGCCCGAGAAAGGCGTGTCGCGGAACTGCGCGTCGAAGACGACGCTGATTCCGCCGAGCTGTCCCAGAGCCGAGAACACCGCACGCGAACTCTCGCTGCTGAAAACGACCGAGGAGGGGAGCTCGATGCCTTGCGGCAGATCGAGACCGGGCGGCGCCGCCACGAGAGATTGCTCGATGAGCGCCTCGATAGCCGTCTGGCCCTCCGGTTGAGCCGCCAGCTCGGCGCGCACGGCCTCCCGCGTCTCGCGGATCGCCCGGTCCAGATCGCCCATGCCGGGGTTCAGTTCGTACGCGATCTGGAACTCTTCCAGTGCCTCCCGCCAGCGCGCCAGCCGGGTGAGCCGCCGCCCCTCGGCGAAGTGCATCTGCGCGGCCCGGAGTCGCGCGCGGTCGAGCGCGAGTTGCGCGTCGCGATCGTGCGGCCGCTCCTGCAACGCCCGCGTGTAGGCGATTACCGCCCGATCGTAGTCGCGTTCGCGCTCGGCGCGCTGTCCCTCCAGCAGGGCGCCGGAGGTTGCACAGGCCGACGTCGCCAGAGCCAGCGCTGCCACCAGCGCTCGGACGTTCACGCGCGACCCGCTAGCGGGCAAGGGTCTCCTCACCTGATGACCTCGACGTCCGCGGGAACGTCGAACCCGAACAAGGTATCGGACAGACCCTGGTTCTGCATGACGTTGGACAACACGTAGGTGGAGACGCCACCCTGGAAGTCCGTGGTCGCGATCTCGAGAATGTCCAGCGTCGTGCGGTCTACGGTCAGGATCAGAGACTCGTAACCGGCGTCGCCCGCGACGGGCCTGAGCTCGATCGACCAGGCCCCTTCCGGCGGCGGCCCGGCCGCGTAGCGGGCGGTGAAGTCGCGGAGCAGGTCGCCCTCGCCGGCCAGCAAGGCGGCTGAGGTGGACGCGCCCGCACCGGCCGGCAGCGGACTCACGATTACCTGGCGGTCGGCGGGAAACCAGGAATGGATCGTCGTGCCGTCGCAGACGAAGAGCTTCGGTTCCGGATCGACATAGTCGAAACGCCATCGGCGGGGCTTCTTGACGTGCATCGTGCCACGCTCGACGTCGGTGGTCCGGAGCACGCCGCCGGCGTAGTGGTGCTCGAAGTCCGCCGAAAAATCCGCGATTCGATCGTAGTGCGCCTGCAGGTTCGCCACGAGTCGAGCGACCGGGGGCGCGGCGGGCGACTGCGCACCGGCTGCGACGGGCAGGGCACAAGCGACGAGGAGGGCAAACGCGACGCGCGGACGGCGCACGGGCATCATGGACCTGCGCGCAATCCCACGGGAGCTATCCCTTGAGGGCGCCGGCAACCGGGGGCTTCTGCTTGGGAGCGTCCTTGCTCTCGGTGGGGAGCTTGGCCGCCATCCACTCCACGATGCCTCCCTGGAGCACGCTGGCGCGGTGGCCCCGCCGGATCAATGCCGCGGCGACGCGGGCGCCGACGATCTCCTCGGGGTCGGAGTCGTACGTCACGATATCCCGATCGAGCGGGAGCGACGACGACTCGAAGTCCGGTGGCGCGAGGCGAATCGCACCGGGCAGCCGGACCGTGCTGTGTTCGTACGGGTACTTCAAGCGCACGTCGACGAGTACGGGCGTGGTCGCTTCCCCGCTGTCGATGCGCGCCTGCAGGTCTTCCTTCGTGATGCGCGGAACGGGCATGGAATATTGTCGATGGCGGCCATCGACAGTGTCAAGGCGCGCCCGTCACGCGAGCGACGGCCCGCAGCACCGCGTCGTAGTCGTCGGGCAGCTCGACGGGCAGGTTGGCGAGACGCGGCTGGAGATCCGCCGCCGCCCGGTGGTAGTCCAGCTTGAAGTCGGTGAACTTGAGCCCGTTCGCCGTCGAGATCACGACAACACGGTCGGTCGAGGCGATCTCGCCGCGCCCCCGCAGCTTGGCAAGCACGGCCAGCGCGACTCCGGTATGGGGGCAGTTGTACATGCCGGTGCGGTCGGCGCGGGCGGATGCGTCGGCGAGCTCGGCTTCCGTGGCCTGCTCCACGATGCCGTCATAGCGCCGCAACGTGCGGATGGCTTTCGCGATCGAGACCGGGTTGCCAATCTGGATGGCCGACGCCTGCGTCGTCGCCGCCTTGATCGGCTCGAAGCGCCAGTCGTTCCGATACGCGCGGTACAGCGGGTTCGCCGCGGCCGCCTGCGCGACGACGATGCGCGGACGGCGGGCCGTCACGCCGAGGGCCTCCATCATGTCGAATCCGGCGCCGAGGGCGCTCACGTTGCCCAGGTTGCCGCCGGGAATGATGATGACGTCGGGCACCTCCCAGTCGAACTGCTGGACGATCTCGATGCCCACCGTCTTCTGGCCCTCCAGGCGGATGCTGTTCATCGAGTTCGCGAGATAGATGCCCTCCTCGCTCGAGAGCCGCTTGACGATCGCCATGCAGCCGTCGAAGTCGGTGTCGAGCGCGAGCACGGTGGCGCCGTTCGACAACGGCTGCACGAGCTGGGCGGTCGACACCTTGCCGCGCGGGAGGATCACGATGGCCGGAATGCCGCCGGCCGCGGCGTAGGCGGCCAGGGAGGCGGACGTGTCGCCGGTCGAGGCGCACGCCACCGCGCGGATCGCCACGCCCTGGCGCATCATCTGCCGCACCAGAGAGACCAGCACGGTCATCCCGAGGTCCTTGAACGAACCGGTGTGGGAATTGCCGCAGAGCTTCACCCACAGATCGCTGACGCCGAGCTCCCGTCCGAACCGCTCCGCCCAGAAGAGGTTGGTTCCTCCCTCGTCCATGGACACGATGTTGTCCGCGTCAACGCCGGGGCAGACCCACTCCTTCTTGCCCCAGACGGAGGATCCGTACGGCCAGGTCGTGCGCTTGTAGCGCTCGTCGAACAGCCGCATCCAGGAGCCCGCCGAACGATCCCGGAGCGCGTCCAGGTCGTGCGACACCTCCAGCAGATCGCCGCACTTGGGGCAGCGATAAATCGGCTCCAGAAGGGAATGCGCGCCGGCGCAGCCCTGGATGCAGCGCAGCACGGCCCGGTACGGCGCGGTTTTCGTCATCGTCATGACCGGCGGAGGAAGCGACTGGTGGACCGCATGGGACTCGAACCCACGACCTCCGCGTTGCGAACGCGGCGCTCTCCCAACTGAGCTAGCGGCCCGTTTGTCGACAGAAGCAGGCCCTGCATGGTCGCGGGGTGGCGCCGCAACCACAATCCTCCATTATATACCCAGCAGGTCCAGGTACTTCAGCGCGCCGCCGGTGTTGAAGAGCACGACCCGGTCGGCGGGGGAGATGGTTCCGTCGGCGAGGAGCGCGCGCAGCGCGACCAGGGTCGCTCCGCCTTCGGGCGCCGCACTGATGCCCTCGGTCGCCCCGATTTCACGCATCGCCGCGATCATTTCCGAGTCGCTGACGGCGACCGCCGCGCCGCCGCTCTCCCGCAGGGCGCGCAGGATCAGGAAGTCGCCTATCGCTCGCGGGACCCGCAGCCCGTCCGCGCTCGTGCGGGCGTCCTCCCAGGGCGTCGCGCGCTCCTCTCGGGCGTGGAACGCGCGGACGATGGGCGCACACCCCGCGGCCTGGACGGAGACCATCCGCGGCCGTCGGGCGCCGGCCGGCATCCACCCGAGCGCCTCCAGCTC from Acidobacteriota bacterium includes these protein-coding regions:
- a CDS encoding outer membrane lipoprotein carrier protein LolA, with amino-acid sequence MMPVRRPRVAFALLVACALPVAAGAQSPAAPPVARLVANLQAHYDRIADFSADFEHHYAGGVLRTTDVERGTMHVKKPRRWRFDYVDPEPKLFVCDGTTIHSWFPADRQVIVSPLPAGAGASTSAALLAGEGDLLRDFTARYAAGPPPEGAWSIELRPVAGDAGYESLILTVDRTTLDILEIATTDFQGGVSTYVLSNVMQNQGLSDTLFGFDVPADVEVIR
- the thrC gene encoding threonine synthase yields the protein MTMTKTAPYRAVLRCIQGCAGAHSLLEPIYRCPKCGDLLEVSHDLDALRDRSAGSWMRLFDERYKRTTWPYGSSVWGKKEWVCPGVDADNIVSMDEGGTNLFWAERFGRELGVSDLWVKLCGNSHTGSFKDLGMTVLVSLVRQMMRQGVAIRAVACASTGDTSASLAAYAAAGGIPAIVILPRGKVSTAQLVQPLSNGATVLALDTDFDGCMAIVKRLSSEEGIYLANSMNSIRLEGQKTVGIEIVQQFDWEVPDVIIIPGGNLGNVSALGAGFDMMEALGVTARRPRIVVAQAAAANPLYRAYRNDWRFEPIKAATTQASAIQIGNPVSIAKAIRTLRRYDGIVEQATEAELADASARADRTGMYNCPHTGVALAVLAKLRGRGEIASTDRVVVISTANGLKFTDFKLDYHRAAADLQPRLANLPVELPDDYDAVLRAVARVTGAP